A stretch of Methanobrevibacter sp. YE315 DNA encodes these proteins:
- a CDS encoding MnmC family methyltransferase yields the protein MSYENSARIINDDIFDLVNEYFSKERSSRNNESRLNFFDTYNDYFVLTDDGSYSINSKEINNKIETLHTSTGAISESFEKFIKPMKFNYEDDIAILDICAGLGYNTSAAISDFLKNSDKNLTIDMVEISKATLACGLLVPSPIKEHDITKKAIENELIKQGYATLELEKGEIPQNISINVYIEDARQTVQKLKDDSYDAIFLDPFSQNMAPELFSIEFFKEFRRVIKDDGIVATYTSSAPVRAGFIEADFYIGQGPIFGRKQGGTLASPNPLMLDTALPKNDEIRIALSDVGIPFRDPNLNSSSETILNNRTEERHAARHNTKISSAVKTPIFLGDEMDDEKLKRRVERNLEKMNIPSTTSKEAYYIIECENNYSKIQDEKNNSRNRILDMKKRLKKVKSGNY from the coding sequence ATGAGTTACGAAAATAGTGCCAGAATTATTAACGATGATATTTTTGATTTGGTGAATGAATATTTTAGTAAAGAAAGAAGTAGTCGAAATAATGAAAGTAGGCTTAATTTTTTTGATACTTACAACGATTATTTTGTTTTAACTGATGATGGATCTTATTCTATTAATTCAAAAGAAATAAATAACAAAATTGAAACACTTCATACATCTACAGGTGCAATAAGTGAGTCATTTGAGAAATTTATCAAGCCGATGAAGTTCAACTATGAAGATGATATTGCGATTTTGGACATCTGCGCAGGACTGGGATACAACACATCTGCCGCAATATCCGATTTTTTAAAGAACTCCGATAAAAATCTAACCATAGACATGGTGGAAATCTCAAAAGCAACACTTGCATGCGGCCTGTTGGTCCCATCCCCCATTAAGGAACATGATATTACAAAAAAGGCCATTGAAAATGAATTGATAAAACAAGGTTATGCGACATTGGAATTGGAAAAAGGCGAAATTCCACAAAACATCAGCATCAACGTCTATATTGAGGATGCAAGACAGACCGTGCAGAAACTAAAAGACGATTCATATGATGCAATATTTCTGGATCCGTTCAGTCAAAATATGGCTCCGGAACTGTTTTCAATTGAATTTTTTAAGGAATTCAGACGGGTAATAAAGGACGATGGAATCGTTGCAACCTATACCTCATCAGCACCAGTTAGAGCAGGATTCATTGAAGCTGACTTTTACATTGGCCAAGGCCCTATTTTTGGAAGAAAACAAGGCGGAACACTGGCCAGTCCCAATCCACTAATGTTGGATACCGCCCTTCCAAAGAATGATGAGATTAGGATTGCGCTTTCCGATGTCGGAATACCATTCAGAGACCCTAATTTAAACAGCAGCAGTGAAACTATTTTGAATAACAGAACAGAAGAAAGGCATGCTGCACGCCACAACACAAAAATATCCTCGGCCGTCAAGACACCAATATTTTTAGGCGACGAAATGGATGATGAAAAACTGAAAAGACGCGTTGAGCGTAACTTGGAAAAAATGAACATTCCATCAACAACATCAAAAGAAGCTTATTATATTATTGAATGCGAAAATAATTACTCTAAAATACAGGATGAAAAAAACAACTCCAGAAACAGAATTCTGGATATGAAAAAAAGATTAAAAAAAGTTAAATCAGGAAATTATTAA
- the cobA gene encoding uroporphyrinogen-III C-methyltransferase: MVVYLIGAGPGDADLITLKAVKALNKADVVLYDYLANEEILAHAPDTAERIYVGKKAGEHYKTQDEINELIIQQAKKHENVVRLKGGDPFVFGRGGEEILALMEHDIKFVVIPGVTSAIGAPTSLGLPVTHRAVATSVTVVTGHEDPTKEESQVHWDYTADTLVILMGIGNIKENTAEIMKYRSKDTPVCAIESGTLPDENIVFGTLEDISDKKINTPAILIIGDVVKLYKDIYEYQR; this comes from the coding sequence ATGGTAGTTTATTTGATTGGTGCAGGACCTGGAGATGCTGATTTAATAACTCTTAAAGCTGTAAAAGCTTTAAATAAAGCTGATGTTGTATTATATGATTATTTGGCTAATGAAGAAATATTGGCTCATGCTCCTGATACTGCAGAAAGAATATATGTCGGTAAAAAAGCAGGAGAACATTACAAGACCCAAGATGAGATAAATGAGTTGATTATCCAACAGGCTAAAAAACATGAAAATGTTGTAAGGCTTAAAGGAGGAGACCCATTTGTTTTTGGTCGTGGAGGAGAAGAAATATTGGCTTTAATGGAACATGATATCAAATTTGTAGTTATTCCAGGTGTAACTTCAGCTATTGGAGCACCAACTTCTCTAGGACTACCTGTAACTCACAGAGCGGTTGCAACTTCAGTTACTGTTGTAACAGGTCATGAAGACCCAACAAAAGAGGAAAGTCAAGTTCATTGGGATTATACAGCTGATACTTTAGTAATTTTAATGGGAATAGGAAATATTAAAGAAAACACAGCTGAAATTATGAAATATCGTTCAAAAGACACTCCCGTTTGTGCAATTGAAAGTGGTACATTGCCTGATGAGAATATTGTATTCGGAACTTTGGAAGATATTTCAGATAAAAAAATCAACACTCCTGCAATTTTGATTATTGGAGATGTTGTAAAACTTTATAAGGATATTTATGAGTATCAAAGGTGA
- the tgtA gene encoding tRNA guanosine(15) transglycosylase TgtA, with protein sequence MFEIKAKDNMGRVGVLKTKHGDVRTPALMPVIHPRKQAIEVGKYGADIVITNAYLIYKDEELKQKAIDEGLHKLINFDGPIMTDSGSFQLSVYGDVEITNKEVIEFQELIKTDIGTSLDIPTAPFVERQKAESDLEITLERAREAVEFKKEQNMEMLLNSVVQGSTFLDLRRECARELSKLDADLYPIGAVVPLMESYHYKDLVDVVMNSMKELPDNTARHLMGAGHPMIFALCVAMGCDLFDSAAYILYAEDDRLLSTRGTFKLENLQEMPCSCEVCAKYTPDDLRAMPKEQRRDLIAKHNLYVSFAELRLIRQAIYDGNLMELVEERCRAHPALLEAVRQLGNYSSDLEKYDPRSKKSAFFYTGPESLCRSEVLRHMQKLREMPKKRDLIILPPTRKPYSKFISGKLGEFYIYGAEQEIDLDNTDFMVLDVPFGLIPLEIDEVYPLSQNDAPKTRDVDSIEFVEDFISEFVEYYEQVLIHSKIIKDLDVGLYNKCTDSNEIRYKKDDVKKIKAIADYQFGVGAGEALFTGNINIEKSKKTGKIRHIYDGKTLIVNMRASDSYLILSKEGAKRLHNAMPYPKNRVVVNKDSEPFALDGKSVFSKFVVECDENIRAKDEVLIVNEEDKLLAYGKSLLGACEIESFNTGQAIKTRKGMKK encoded by the coding sequence ATGTTTGAAATTAAAGCAAAAGATAATATGGGTCGTGTTGGAGTTTTAAAAACCAAACATGGTGATGTAAGGACTCCCGCATTGATGCCGGTTATTCATCCGCGAAAGCAAGCAATAGAAGTCGGCAAATATGGTGCTGATATTGTTATTACAAATGCATATCTAATTTATAAAGATGAAGAACTGAAGCAGAAAGCCATTGATGAAGGTTTACATAAGTTAATCAACTTCGATGGCCCAATAATGACCGATTCAGGTTCATTTCAGTTATCTGTTTATGGTGATGTGGAAATAACAAACAAGGAAGTAATAGAATTTCAGGAATTAATCAAAACTGACATCGGAACTAGCCTGGACATTCCGACAGCTCCTTTTGTTGAAAGGCAAAAAGCTGAAAGCGATTTGGAAATAACTCTGGAAAGGGCAAGGGAAGCAGTCGAATTCAAAAAGGAACAGAATATGGAAATGCTTTTGAATTCCGTTGTTCAAGGTTCAACTTTCCTTGATTTAAGACGTGAATGTGCACGTGAATTGTCCAAACTCGATGCTGATTTGTATCCAATTGGAGCGGTTGTTCCTTTAATGGAATCATATCACTATAAGGATCTTGTTGATGTTGTAATGAATTCAATGAAGGAACTGCCTGACAATACCGCACGCCATTTGATGGGTGCCGGCCATCCGATGATATTTGCATTGTGCGTTGCAATGGGATGCGACCTGTTTGACTCAGCAGCCTATATCCTATATGCTGAAGATGATAGGCTTTTATCAACAAGAGGCACATTCAAACTGGAAAACTTGCAGGAAATGCCATGCTCTTGTGAAGTGTGCGCCAAATACACTCCTGATGATTTAAGGGCAATGCCTAAGGAACAGAGAAGGGATCTGATTGCCAAACATAATCTATATGTTTCATTTGCAGAGTTAAGATTAATCAGGCAAGCCATATATGATGGCAACTTGATGGAACTCGTTGAAGAAAGATGCAGAGCACACCCTGCACTGTTGGAGGCTGTAAGACAGCTTGGAAACTATTCAAGTGATTTAGAAAAATATGACCCTAGAAGCAAAAAATCAGCATTCTTCTACACAGGCCCTGAATCCTTGTGCAGAAGCGAAGTGTTAAGGCACATGCAGAAATTGCGTGAAATGCCTAAAAAACGAGATTTGATAATACTTCCTCCAACAAGAAAGCCTTACTCAAAATTCATCTCCGGAAAACTGGGGGAATTTTATATTTATGGAGCTGAACAGGAAATAGATTTGGATAATACTGACTTTATGGTTTTGGATGTTCCGTTCGGATTGATTCCACTGGAAATTGATGAAGTCTATCCTTTAAGTCAAAATGATGCGCCAAAAACACGTGATGTTGACAGCATAGAATTTGTAGAGGATTTCATATCTGAATTTGTAGAATATTATGAGCAGGTATTGATTCATTCAAAAATAATTAAGGATCTTGATGTTGGCCTTTACAACAAATGCACTGATTCAAATGAAATAAGATACAAAAAGGATGATGTCAAAAAGATAAAGGCCATTGCAGATTATCAATTTGGAGTTGGTGCCGGAGAAGCACTCTTTACAGGAAACATCAACATTGAAAAAAGTAAAAAAACAGGAAAAATCAGACATATCTATGACGGCAAAACATTGATTGTAAATATGAGGGCTTCAGATTCATATTTGATTTTGTCAAAAGAAGGTGCAAAAAGGCTTCACAATGCAATGCCATATCCTAAAAATAGGGTTGTTGTAAATAAGGATTCAGAACCGTTTGCACTTGACGGTAAAAGCGTATTTTCCAAATTCGTTGTCGAATGCGATGAAAATATCAGGGCAAAGGATGAAGTATTGATTGTAAATGAAGAGGATAAATTACTTGCTTATGGAAAATCACTGTTAGGAGCCTGTGAAATTGAATCATTCAATACAGGACAGGCCATTAAGACACGTAAAGGAATGAAAAAGTGA
- a CDS encoding hydroxymethylglutaryl-CoA synthase, translated as MVGIVGYGAHVPSYRIKVEEIAKVWGDDPVALSNGLVVNEKSVPSADEDTATIAVTAARYALARAQIDPSKIGAVYVGSESHPYAVKPTASIVAEAVCATPKLTAADLEFACKAGTAGIQMSMGLVKSGMVEYALAIGADTSQGAPGDALEYTASAGGAAYIIGEKDTLADINHTCSFTTDTPDFYRREGQDYPSHGGRFTGEPAYFKHVLSAAKMLFEETDSKPEDYDYACFHQPNGKFYLRAGKKLGFTSEQIKQGLLTPNIGNTYSGAVPLALSNILDVAEPGDNIFVISYGSGAGSDGFTITVKDEIVERRELAPKTQEIINDKTYVDYAVYAKFKGKIKM; from the coding sequence ATGGTAGGAATAGTAGGATATGGGGCGCATGTTCCCTCATATAGGATTAAGGTAGAAGAAATTGCAAAGGTATGGGGTGATGACCCTGTAGCTTTATCAAATGGATTGGTTGTTAATGAAAAATCCGTACCTTCTGCCGATGAAGACACTGCAACCATTGCAGTTACTGCTGCTAGATACGCTCTAGCAAGAGCTCAAATTGACCCAAGCAAGATTGGTGCTGTTTATGTAGGTTCAGAATCACATCCATATGCAGTAAAACCGACTGCTTCCATTGTAGCTGAAGCGGTTTGTGCAACTCCAAAGTTGACTGCAGCTGATTTGGAATTTGCATGTAAAGCAGGTACTGCTGGTATTCAAATGTCTATGGGTCTTGTAAAATCAGGAATGGTAGAATATGCACTTGCTATTGGTGCTGATACATCACAAGGAGCTCCTGGAGATGCTTTGGAATACACTGCATCTGCTGGTGGAGCAGCTTATATCATCGGTGAAAAGGATACTCTTGCAGACATCAATCACACATGCAGTTTCACAACCGATACACCTGATTTCTACAGAAGAGAAGGCCAAGACTACCCATCTCACGGTGGTCGTTTTACAGGAGAACCAGCTTACTTCAAGCATGTATTAAGCGCTGCAAAGATGCTATTCGAAGAAACTGATTCCAAACCTGAAGATTATGATTATGCTTGTTTCCATCAACCTAACGGTAAGTTCTACTTAAGAGCAGGTAAAAAGTTAGGTTTCACATCAGAACAAATCAAACAAGGATTATTAACTCCAAACATTGGAAACACTTATTCTGGTGCTGTACCTTTAGCATTGTCCAATATTTTGGATGTTGCAGAACCTGGAGATAATATTTTCGTTATCTCTTATGGATCAGGTGCAGGAAGTGATGGTTTTACAATAACTGTTAAAGATGAAATTGTTGAAAGAAGAGAATTAGCTCCAAAAACACAGGAAATCATTAATGATAAAACATACGTTGATTATGCTGTTTATGCTAAATTCAAAGGTAAAATTAAAATGTAA
- a CDS encoding class I SAM-dependent methyltransferase: protein MKDNDKVNTGHNIEDKELIINARKPVGELGHQILDRMNKSHESMAQWGVSHFQINEDSKILDIGCGGGRNIERFAEQISENGRVVGIDYSEVSVDKSIALNKKFIDEGIVNVLQGSVSQMPFYDETFDIATAFETIYFWPDFINDLKEVNRVLKKGGFIFICNEAVYREGEMDKYDDLVELLDMKIYSEDVLEESLKTAGFDDFKAYINDENDWICVTAKKI, encoded by the coding sequence ATGAAAGATAATGATAAAGTTAACACAGGCCACAATATTGAAGATAAGGAATTAATAATAAATGCAAGAAAACCCGTCGGTGAATTGGGCCATCAGATATTGGACAGAATGAATAAATCCCATGAATCAATGGCACAATGGGGAGTCAGTCACTTTCAAATTAACGAAGACAGCAAAATATTGGACATCGGATGCGGCGGCGGAAGAAACATTGAACGTTTCGCAGAACAAATCTCTGAAAACGGAAGGGTTGTTGGAATCGACTATTCAGAGGTAAGTGTTGACAAATCAATTGCATTGAATAAGAAGTTTATTGATGAGGGAATCGTAAACGTTTTGCAGGGTTCCGTTTCTCAAATGCCTTTTTACGATGAGACTTTCGATATTGCAACCGCTTTTGAAACTATTTATTTCTGGCCAGATTTCATAAATGATTTAAAAGAAGTAAATAGGGTTCTTAAAAAAGGTGGATTCATATTCATTTGTAATGAAGCAGTATATAGGGAAGGTGAAATGGATAAATATGATGATCTTGTTGAATTATTAGACATGAAAATCTATTCAGAAGATGTTTTGGAAGAATCCCTTAAGACTGCGGGCTTTGATGATTTCAAGGCTTATATCAATGATGAAAACGATTGGATTTGCGTGACAGCTAAAAAGATCTAA
- the glmS gene encoding glutamine--fructose-6-phosphate transaminase (isomerizing), translating to MCGIVGCILKDEEDVAPILFDCISKLEYRGYDSIGLATFFDGKIHIKKDKGKIEEVDKKLNLTDMPGNFGIAHVRWATHGDPSKLNSHPHVDEDKTVAVVHNGIIENYLEIKEKLILEGHVFKSDTDTEVIPHLIKKFMDEKFDLEHAVRKTIEVIEGAYAIAAISINEPDKIVATRKDSPLIVGIGEKGYYLASDSPAILKYARDIIYPERGEIVIIDRDGVVVHDEFDNVVNKEIDTINWTPEMAEKEGYDHFMIKEINEQAIAVRNTLTQKDNIQNIIDDVGDIQRICFVACGTSYHASLTGKYLIESLAGVPTDVILASEFKYSANTLNDNTLVIFISQSGETADSLKALDVANQTSKTLGIVNVAGSSITRRAQYVIQTQAGPEIGVAATKTYVAQLTSIYLFAALLAKNNELLKELDKVPDFIDESLENVEFIKDISKRYNYARDFFYLGRGYSYPTALEGALKLKEITYIHGEGYAAGELKHGPLALIDEGIPVVVIIPPGDNYRKTMSNLEEVKSRGANVLAIGADDDESLRAKSNDVIAINSEVKEIIAPLVYIVPLQLIAYYITLEKGHDPDKPKNLAKCVTVE from the coding sequence ATGTGTGGAATTGTTGGTTGTATTTTGAAGGATGAAGAAGATGTAGCGCCAATCCTTTTTGACTGTATTTCAAAGCTGGAATATAGGGGCTATGACTCAATTGGATTAGCTACTTTTTTCGATGGTAAAATCCATATTAAAAAGGATAAGGGAAAAATTGAAGAAGTGGATAAGAAATTAAATCTCACTGATATGCCTGGAAACTTTGGTATAGCACATGTTCGCTGGGCAACACATGGAGACCCGTCCAAATTAAATTCACACCCTCATGTTGATGAAGACAAAACCGTTGCAGTCGTTCACAACGGTATTATCGAAAATTATTTGGAAATTAAGGAAAAACTGATTCTTGAAGGTCATGTCTTCAAATCTGACACTGACACTGAAGTCATCCCCCATTTGATTAAGAAATTCATGGATGAAAAGTTTGATTTGGAGCATGCCGTTAGAAAAACAATTGAAGTGATTGAAGGAGCATATGCGATTGCAGCAATTTCCATAAATGAACCTGATAAAATTGTTGCAACACGTAAGGATTCCCCGCTGATTGTTGGAATTGGGGAAAAAGGATATTATCTCGCTTCAGATTCACCGGCTATCTTGAAATATGCCCGTGATATAATATATCCGGAAAGAGGTGAAATCGTCATCATAGACAGGGACGGTGTTGTTGTTCATGATGAATTCGATAATGTGGTCAACAAAGAAATTGACACAATCAACTGGACTCCTGAAATGGCTGAAAAAGAAGGCTATGATCATTTCATGATTAAGGAGATTAATGAACAGGCAATTGCCGTTAGGAACACTCTAACTCAAAAGGATAACATTCAAAACATCATTGACGATGTTGGTGACATTCAAAGGATATGCTTTGTAGCTTGCGGAACATCATATCATGCATCATTAACAGGCAAATATCTTATTGAATCCCTTGCAGGAGTTCCTACTGATGTGATTTTGGCTTCAGAATTCAAATATTCAGCAAATACCTTAAATGATAATACTTTAGTTATTTTCATTTCTCAATCAGGTGAAACAGCAGATTCACTTAAGGCATTGGATGTTGCAAATCAGACATCAAAAACTTTAGGTATTGTAAATGTGGCAGGTTCTTCCATTACCAGAAGGGCCCAATATGTAATTCAAACTCAGGCAGGTCCTGAAATTGGAGTTGCGGCAACAAAGACCTATGTGGCCCAGTTAACATCAATCTATCTGTTTGCGGCATTGCTTGCTAAAAACAATGAACTGCTTAAGGAGCTTGACAAGGTGCCTGATTTCATTGATGAGTCTCTTGAAAATGTCGAATTTATTAAAGACATTTCAAAAAGATACAATTACGCACGTGACTTTTTCTATTTGGGAAGAGGCTATTCATACCCGACAGCACTTGAAGGTGCATTGAAACTTAAGGAAATCACTTATATTCATGGTGAAGGTTATGCTGCCGGTGAATTGAAACACGGTCCTTTAGCTTTAATTGATGAAGGAATCCCTGTTGTTGTTATCATTCCACCGGGAGACAATTATAGAAAGACCATGAGTAATTTAGAGGAAGTAAAATCCCGTGGAGCTAATGTGCTGGCTATTGGGGCTGATGATGATGAATCCCTCAGGGCAAAATCCAATGATGTTATTGCAATAAATTCAGAAGTCAAAGAAATTATTGCACCGTTGGTATACATCGTACCTTTACAGTTAATCGCATATTACATTACTCTTGAGAAAGGTCACGACCCTGATAAACCTAAAAATTTAGCAAAATGTGTAACTGTTGAATAA
- a CDS encoding Ig-like domain-containing protein, giving the protein MFNKKLKIVLLLLVFILSISAVSAADNNGTDDVIASDLDDEPPSMVPQDSSTNEQVSSEESSYSMQANNVTMYYKGTNKYSGVLTKNGNPLVGAPVNFWVNGTTYTKNTDSNGKVTFALYNLKPGTYMVSMAYGHSATSKNTITVKHVVSASNVVAYYKAGSTFTAKFLDSTGKALANTDITFKFVGSNSYTRKTNSNGVASIALNMLVGTYTINSIHPNGDMVTNTINVKHAVTAKDMTVCKGAEFTAKFLDGTGKALANKDITFKFVGSNSYTKTTDSNGVASITLNMAPGTYTIKSIHPGGDTISNKITVKDSIVSSDFEKHYLSAKVFTARFYGTDAKPLANSNVRYYTNQDYTIKTDANGYAKISVNSFPGTYSIQLINPVTGEKKTNKIKVLSPIDAPATITTFAGTNTKYKLTLYVSESLAKNKKMNIYVDGVKKTVTTDDNGVATLTFKFDKKGTYYIKPVDPRTGYQFSTKVTVNRATIVASDVVAIEGITTKFTATLLNLDGSVAKNTKMKITINNVAKTLTTNTDGVATYSFKLNEGTYNAVCEDLKTGYKLTKKVYVLGKGTNVYDENGVSLDGKTILAIGRPSTASEESKYGYTFYKVQLTRTCSYCGSHNLYWSIFFAGNEYDNWGRFPATGNMEGGSAEGIIICADCDSDWSIYGHNHGGGGGDLTALTTPVKTTKQDAYDLLAGDYVYIKD; this is encoded by the coding sequence ATGTTTAATAAAAAATTAAAGATTGTGTTATTATTACTAGTTTTCATATTATCTATTTCTGCAGTTTCAGCTGCAGACAACAATGGAACTGATGATGTGATTGCTAGCGATTTGGATGATGAACCACCATCGATGGTTCCTCAAGATAGTTCAACAAATGAACAAGTTTCGTCAGAAGAATCCTCTTATTCTATGCAAGCTAATAATGTTACAATGTATTATAAGGGAACTAATAAATATTCAGGCGTTTTGACTAAAAACGGAAATCCTTTAGTTGGGGCTCCTGTTAATTTCTGGGTAAACGGCACTACCTATACAAAAAATACTGATTCAAACGGTAAAGTCACATTTGCTTTGTATAACTTAAAGCCGGGCACCTATATGGTTTCAATGGCTTATGGTCATTCAGCTACTTCTAAAAATACTATTACAGTAAAACATGTAGTTTCAGCAAGTAATGTTGTTGCATATTATAAGGCAGGTTCTACATTCACTGCTAAATTTTTAGATAGCACAGGAAAGGCTTTAGCCAATACTGACATTACATTCAAGTTTGTTGGATCTAACAGTTATACCAGAAAAACCAATTCCAATGGTGTTGCTTCAATAGCCCTTAATATGCTTGTTGGAACTTATACTATTAATTCCATACATCCTAATGGGGATATGGTAACCAATACAATCAACGTCAAGCATGCGGTTACAGCAAAGGATATGACTGTATGTAAGGGCGCTGAGTTCACCGCTAAATTTTTAGACGGTACAGGTAAGGCTTTGGCCAATAAGGATATCACATTCAAATTTGTTGGGTCAAATTCTTATACCAAAACAACCGATTCCAATGGTGTTGCTTCAATAACTCTTAATATGGCACCTGGAACCTATACCATTAAGTCAATACATCCGGGCGGAGATACAATTTCCAATAAAATCACTGTTAAGGATTCAATTGTTTCAAGTGATTTTGAAAAGCATTATTTGAGTGCCAAAGTATTCACCGCCAGATTCTATGGTACAGACGCCAAACCATTGGCAAATTCAAATGTTAGATATTACACTAATCAGGACTATACCATAAAAACCGATGCAAACGGTTATGCTAAAATTTCTGTAAATTCATTTCCGGGGACTTATTCCATTCAATTGATTAATCCGGTCACTGGAGAGAAAAAAACAAACAAAATCAAGGTATTGTCTCCTATAGATGCTCCTGCAACAATAACCACTTTTGCGGGAACAAATACAAAGTATAAGCTTACCTTGTACGTCAGCGAATCTTTAGCCAAAAACAAAAAGATGAATATTTATGTTGATGGAGTTAAAAAGACGGTTACAACTGATGACAATGGTGTTGCAACTTTAACTTTCAAATTTGATAAGAAAGGAACCTATTATATTAAACCTGTCGATCCAAGGACAGGCTATCAGTTCAGTACAAAAGTTACAGTCAATCGTGCTACCATTGTTGCTTCAGACGTTGTGGCCATTGAAGGCATTACTACTAAATTCACTGCCACCCTTTTGAATCTAGACGGCAGTGTTGCAAAAAACACTAAAATGAAGATAACAATCAATAATGTGGCAAAGACTCTTACAACAAACACCGATGGTGTTGCTACTTATAGCTTCAAGCTCAATGAAGGCACATATAATGCAGTATGTGAAGATTTGAAAACGGGTTATAAGTTAACCAAAAAGGTCTATGTTTTAGGTAAGGGGACCAATGTTTATGATGAAAATGGTGTTTCTCTTGATGGAAAAACTATTTTAGCTATTGGTAGGCCGTCAACAGCAAGTGAAGAGTCAAAATATGGTTATACTTTCTATAAGGTACAGTTAACAAGAACATGTTCATACTGTGGAAGCCATAATCTTTATTGGAGCATTTTCTTTGCAGGTAATGAATATGATAACTGGGGCCGTTTCCCTGCAACCGGTAACATGGAAGGGGGAAGTGCCGAAGGTATTATAATCTGCGCTGACTGTGACTCTGACTGGTCCATTTATGGACATAACCACGGTGGTGGCGGTGGAGATTTAACTGCTTTGACTACTCCGGTAAAAACTACAAAACAGGACGCTTATGACCTTTTAGCAGGAGATTATGTTTATATAAAAGATTAA
- a CDS encoding thiolase domain-containing protein, with protein MRDVAIIGVSQTKFGELWDSSFRDLIAEAGVKALVDAGIDGDDIEAMFVGNMSSGLFVEQEHIAALISDHVGLNPIPATRVEAACASGGLALRQGIMAVASGYHDVVISAGVEKMTDVVDATPAIATASDQEWEAQQGATFPSLYAMIAKRHMYEYGTTREQLAQFSVVNHKNAAKNPNAQFPFEITVDKVINSTMVADPLTLLDCSPVSDGAAAVVMVPAEMAKKYTDTPIYVKASAQASGTLTLHDRKDITTIESTKVASRKAYEMAGVTVKDIDVTEVHDCFSINGLLAVEDLGFAEKGKGGIAIEEGQTEIDGDFPINSSGGLKARGHPLGATGIAQAAEIVWQLRGEAGGRQVEGAEIGMTHNIGGTGGTAAVHIFGRDL; from the coding sequence ATGAGAGATGTTGCGATTATAGGAGTTTCACAGACAAAATTTGGTGAATTATGGGATTCCTCTTTTAGAGACTTGATTGCTGAAGCCGGTGTAAAGGCACTGGTTGACGCAGGTATTGATGGTGATGATATTGAAGCAATGTTTGTTGGAAACATGTCCTCAGGACTTTTCGTAGAACAGGAACACATTGCAGCTCTTATTTCCGATCACGTAGGTCTTAATCCAATTCCAGCAACAAGAGTTGAAGCTGCTTGTGCTTCTGGAGGATTGGCTTTAAGACAAGGTATTATGGCAGTTGCATCTGGTTATCATGATGTCGTAATTTCTGCAGGTGTTGAAAAGATGACTGATGTGGTTGACGCCACTCCAGCTATTGCTACTGCATCTGACCAGGAATGGGAAGCACAGCAAGGAGCTACATTCCCATCATTATATGCAATGATTGCAAAAAGACACATGTACGAATACGGCACTACTCGTGAACAATTGGCACAATTTTCAGTAGTCAACCATAAGAATGCGGCTAAAAATCCAAATGCCCAGTTCCCATTTGAAATCACCGTAGATAAGGTAATAAACTCCACTATGGTGGCAGATCCATTAACACTTCTTGACTGTTCCCCTGTAAGTGACGGAGCAGCAGCTGTTGTAATGGTGCCTGCTGAAATGGCAAAGAAATACACTGACACTCCGATTTATGTAAAGGCTTCTGCACAAGCTTCCGGAACATTAACATTACACGACAGAAAAGATATCACTACCATTGAATCTACTAAAGTGGCTTCCAGAAAAGCTTATGAAATGGCAGGAGTTACTGTAAAGGACATTGACGTGACTGAAGTGCATGATTGTTTCTCAATCAACGGACTTTTAGCTGTTGAAGACTTAGGATTTGCCGAAAAAGGTAAAGGTGGAATAGCTATTGAAGAAGGACAAACTGAAATTGATGGTGATTTCCCAATCAACTCTTCAGGTGGTCTTAAGGCACGTGGACACCCATTAGGTGCTACAGGTATTGCTCAAGCTGCTGAAATCGTATGGCAACTTAGAGGAGAAGCAGGCGGACGCCAAGTTGAAGGTGCAGAAATCGGTATGACCCACAACATTGGAGGAACCGGTGGTACTGCAGCCGTACATATTTTCGGAAGAGATTTATAA